Proteins from a genomic interval of Paenibacillus sp. FSL H8-0048:
- a CDS encoding LCP family protein, producing the protein MMNKLKKIKKRYIALILVLVIVAGGFLFQKPLAVLAFDLFLSDQVENKLAKESYVPLENNTTKTPTSVKAEPVALKSDPFSLMLLGTDQRKNETARSDTMMYAVIRPEDYKILLISVPRDTYTEIIGYKDNKKDKITHAYAFGGQQMSKDTLEALLGHDIQYYATINFQGLKDAVDAIGGVPLPIKKDIVNKGKDHEKFTIKANKSNYNGEEALNYTRYREDSDFNRTKRQQVFLDVVANKMLSISQIGNIPELLDIMGDNFKTDIEPSMIISLAKKFMGGKDMDISSFTVMGEGKRMDGIYYDIVNEEDLTKAKALIDNWMNPSTPVDQLIEPGKAGNALEPSATPAIQ; encoded by the coding sequence ATGATGAATAAGCTTAAAAAAATAAAGAAAAGATACATTGCGCTCATTTTGGTACTGGTGATTGTAGCCGGAGGGTTTCTGTTCCAGAAGCCGCTTGCTGTGCTTGCCTTTGACCTCTTTTTGTCAGATCAGGTAGAAAACAAGCTGGCGAAGGAATCCTATGTGCCTCTGGAGAATAACACCACCAAGACACCGACTTCCGTTAAGGCTGAACCTGTAGCACTCAAAAGCGACCCGTTCTCTCTGATGCTGCTGGGTACCGATCAGCGGAAGAATGAAACCGCACGCTCAGATACCATGATGTATGCGGTGATCCGGCCGGAGGATTATAAGATTCTGCTGATCTCCGTTCCCCGGGATACCTACACGGAAATTATCGGATACAAGGACAACAAGAAGGATAAAATTACACATGCTTATGCGTTTGGCGGGCAGCAAATGTCCAAGGACACGCTGGAAGCGCTCCTCGGCCATGATATTCAATATTATGCTACCATCAACTTTCAGGGGCTGAAGGATGCTGTCGATGCCATTGGCGGTGTGCCGCTCCCGATCAAGAAGGATATTGTTAACAAGGGCAAAGACCATGAGAAATTCACAATTAAGGCCAATAAGTCGAATTACAACGGTGAAGAGGCGCTTAACTATACCCGTTACCGTGAGGATAGCGACTTCAACCGGACCAAACGCCAACAGGTCTTTCTAGACGTGGTCGCGAATAAAATGTTATCGATCAGCCAGATCGGCAATATCCCTGAACTGCTGGATATCATGGGCGACAATTTCAAAACCGATATTGAGCCTTCCATGATCATCAGTCTGGCTAAGAAGTTCATGGGCGGCAAGGATATGGATATCTCCAGCTTCACGGTGATGGGGGAAGGTAAACGGATGGACGGGATCTATTACGACATAGTGAACGAAGAGGATCTCACCAAAGCCAAGGCCCTGATCGACAACTGGATGAATCCCAGTACACCGGTTGACCAGCTGATTGAACCAGGCAAGGCCGGCAATGCGCTTGAGCCTTCGGCCACACCCGCAATACAGTAA